A stretch of the Vigna radiata var. radiata cultivar VC1973A chromosome 7, Vradiata_ver6, whole genome shotgun sequence genome encodes the following:
- the LOC106768476 gene encoding VIN3-like protein 2: MATDSSFEGLALDPSKCSKLSMEEKRELVYEVSKWSHGASEMLQSWSRQEILQILCAEMGKERKYTGLTKLKIIENLLKIVSEKKSGGHETATGPEPHSSSASGQKPAKRQRKSENPSHLPVPVTSISVNNGSDSVNTTYCKNSACKATLNQADSFCKRCSCCICHQYDDNKDPSLWLVCSSENPFPGVSCGLSCHLECALKHDGSGIGKDGDRPKLDGGFYCVACGKVNDLLGCWRKQLMVAKDTRRVDILCYRVSLSQRLLQGTEKYDELYKIVDEAVKKLEPEVGPLTGSPVKIGRGIVNRLSSGPEVQKQCGFALESLDSMLSKRILPSSPNLTTQDAHLVAPNMVRFEDVSATSLTIILGSDEPSGENIAAYTMWYRKADEVDYPMEPTCTSLVPNRRLSVRGLLPGTEYRFKVVPNDSRVSGVCEVQISTELGEDEVPNCSATERSQSPVTNCSSLSNPSSVEDETNNCNPYSDLTNNRAGHYPSFRKESDQLAPGNLSNDGVNCSNIDVVGLPPDADSLSDKQHAVGMTASIPSSDVLKLEDKHSPEEQVTDIMSIDDGLNSPVVTGRECVPWVASSEGGLPNTPCKLESLKDGAGRIGRSKSSAKDQENGSGKREGPQDGSTSKKRSGERQDEGRLTNGFSERDFEYYVKVIRWLECEGHIEKNFRQKFLTWYSLRATPQEVRIVKIYIDTFLEDPASLAEQLVDTFSECISSKRISVVPSGFCLKLWH; this comes from the exons ATGGCTACAGATTCGTCTTTTGAGG GTCTTGCTCTTGATCCTTCCAAGTGCAGTAAATTGAGTATGGAGGAAAAAAGAGAACTTGTATATGAAGTATCTAAGTGGTCTCATGGTGCATCTGAGATGCTGCAGTCATGGAGCCGTCAGGAGATTTTGCAAATATTGTGTGCAGAGATgggaaaagagagaaagtatACTGGGTTGACGAAGttgaaaattatagaaaatctTCTAAAAATTGTTTCTGAAAAGAAATCAGGGGGGCATGAAACTGCGACAGGCCCTGAACCACATTCTTCGTCTGCATCTGGTCAGAAACCTGCTAAGAGGCAGAGAAAATCTGAGAATCCTTCTCATTTACCTGTTCCTGTGACCAGCATTTCAGTCAATAATGGTAGTGATTCTGTTAATACTACATACTGCAAGAACTCAGCCTGCAAAGCTACCCTGAATCAAGCAGATTCATTTTGTAAAAGATGTTCATGCTGCATTTGTCATCAATATGATGATAACAAAGACCCTAGCCTGTGGTTAGTATGTAGTTCTGAGAATCCATTTCCTGGTGTTTCATGTGGCTTGTCATGCCACCTTGAGTGTGCTTTGAAACATGATGGTTCTGGAATTGGCAAAGATGGGGATCGTCCCAAGCTTGATGGAGGCTTCTACTGTGTTGCTTGTGGGAAAGTAAATGATTTACTCGG atGCTGGAGAAAACAACTGATGGTAGCAAAGGATACTAGACGTGTAGATATACTCTGTTATCGTGTCTCCTTAAGCCAGAGACTTTTACAAGGAACTGAAAAGTATGACgaactttataaaattgttgaTGAAGCAGTGAAGAAACTTGAACCTGAAGTGGGCCCACTCACTGGCTCACCGGTGAAGATTGGTAGGGGAATTGTGAACAGGCTTTCATCAGGACCCGAGGTTCAGAAACAATGTGGTTTTGCTCTTGAATCGCTTGATTCAATGCTTTCGAAAAGGATTTTACCATCATCACCCAATCTAACAACTCAAG ATGCACATTTGGTGGCTCCAAATATGGTGAGGTTTGAAGATGTCAGTGCCACATCCCTGACTATTATTTTGGGTTCCGATGAACCCTCTGGTGAAAACATCGCTGCTTACACCATGTGGTACCGCAAAGCTGATGAAGTGGACTATCCAATGGAGCCAACATGCACCTCGCTGGTACCAAATAGAAGGTTAAGTGTCAGGGGTCTACTTCCAGGTACAGAATACAGATTCAAAGTTGTTCCAAATGATTCGAGGGTGTCTGGTGTGTGCGAAGTTCAAATCTCAACAGAGCTTGGCGAGGATGAAGTCCCTAATTGCTCTGCAACAGAGAGAAGTCAGAGCCCAGTAACCAACTGTAGCAGCCTTTCCAATCCGTCATCAGTAGAAGATGAAACTAATAACTGCAATCCATACAGTGACCTGACCAATAACCGAGCAGGTCATTATCCTTCTTTTCGCAAGGAAAGCGACCAGCTTGCTCCTGGAAATTTATCTAATGATGGTGTTAACTGTTCCAACATAGATGTTGTGGGTCTTCCTCCAGATGCAGATTCTTTGTCAGACAAGCAGCATGCCGTAGGAATGACTGCCTCGATACCCAGTTCTGATGTGCTAAAGCTGGAAGACAAGCACTCGCCGGAGGAACAAGTGACTGACATCATGAGCATTGACGATGGTTTGAATTCCCCAGTTGTAACGGGTAGGGAATGTGTGCCGTGGGTAGCTAGCTCGGAAGGAGGGTTGCCAAATACTCCGTGCAAGTTGGAAAGCCTTAAGGATGGAGCAGGAAGGATTGGAAGATCGAAGTCGAGTGCGAAAGATCAAGAAAATGGATCAGGGAAAAGGGAGGGCCCACAGGATGGAAGCACATCGAAGAAGAGAAGCGGAGAAAGGCAAGATGAGGGCCGCTTGACCAATGGATTTTCGGAGCGTGATTTTGAGTATTATGTGAAGGTGATTAGGTGGTTAGAGTGCGAAGGGCACATAGAGAAGAACTTCAGGCAGAAATTTCTGACTTGGTACAGCTTAAGAGCCACCCCTCAAGAAGTTAGGATTGTGAAAATATACATTGATACATTTCTTGAAGATCCAGCATCTCTTGCAGAGCAACTTGTGGACACCTTCTCAGAATGTATATCCAGCAAGAGAATATCAGTGGTGCCATCCGGGTTCTGCTTGAAGCTTTGGCATTGA
- the LOC106767270 gene encoding ribulose bisphosphate carboxylase small chain clone 512, giving the protein MSAGTFSAQVAGAAFVGLKSNSSSLCQSTASITWKRKISSNCSKTYCMKTWNPINNKKFETLSYLPPLSDESIAKEVDYMIKKGWIPCLEFDELGHIRRENRHMPGYYDGRYWTLWKLPMFGCSDSSEVLKEIHECRKAYPNAYIRCLAFDNKRHMQSMAFIIHKPSTT; this is encoded by the exons ATGTCTGCTGGAACATTTTCAGCTCAGGTTGCTGGGGCTGCCTTTGTTGGCTTGAAGTCCAACTCATCAAGTCTTTGCCAAAGTACAGCATCTATAACATGGAAAAGGAAGATTTCTTCCAACTGTTCTAAGACTTACTGCATGAAG ACATGGAATCCCATCAACAACAAGAAGTTCGAAACACTGTCCTATCTGCCACCTCTTTCAGATGAATCCATTGCAAAGGAGGTTGACTACATGATCAAAAAGGGATGGATCCCTTGCCTTGAATTTGATGAG TTGGGGCATATTCGTAGGGAAAACAGGCATATGCCAGGGTACTATGATGGGAGGTATTGGACATTGTGGAAGCTTCCAATGTTTGGTTGCAGTGACTCTAGTGAAGTTCTGAAGGAGATCCATGAATGCAGAAAGGCATATCCAAATGCATATATACGTTGCTTAGCATTTGACAACAAGCGTCACATGCAGTCTATGGCTTTTATCATACACAAACCTTCTACCACTTGa